DNA from Tripterygium wilfordii isolate XIE 37 chromosome 4, ASM1340144v1, whole genome shotgun sequence:
gccatagattagtgtaccgttagAGCTTGttgtcttcaagaatatcttcataatctaagtcccgacacctcacagcaaaaagtgcccaaaaagtgctccaacttgcccaattcagtcatttaagcccgatttcctgcagaaccaacgggaaacatgtataagggtaaaattactttatttaaacacaaatgaattactataagcactagaacctcctaattagatagtattaggacctcaaaatagaggtccggtcacaaaGGAAGGGATAAAACTCAGCGGTAGAGTGTCACCTTGACGTGGTGGAAGTCATCAGTTCGAGCCTGATTATCCCTAACCCCAATGAAAGAACTAACTAATTAGTCCTTGTATTGTaggcattatttattttttttttgaataaaaaaataataattaagtaCTCATGGTAACCATTCGAGCTGACGAAATTAGTAATATTATCCGTGAACGTATTGAACAATATAATAGAGAAGTAAAGATTGTAAATATCGGTACTGTACTTCAAGTAGGCGACGGCATCGCTCGTATTTATGGTCTTGATGAAGTAATGGCGGGTGAATTAGTAGAATTTGAAGAGGGTACAATCTGCATTGCTCTTAATTTGGAATCAAATAATGTTGGTGTTGTATTAATGGGTGATGGTTTAATGATAGAAGAGGGAGGCTCTGTAAAAGCAATAGGAAGAATTGCTCAGATACCAGTGAGTGAGGCTTATTTGGGTAGTGTTATAAATGCCCTGGCTAAACCTATTGATGGTCGAGGTGAAATCTGAAATTTAATGACTACTTATAGGCTGGCTACTTCTAGCTTTTATAGTGGCCCTTCCACTTTTGTGTAGTTGTAGTTTGTATTGGTACTGAATGAATATACCAAACAAAGGCGAGCAGTATAATTCTCCGGCCTGGGAAAAGCAGCGAACTCTAGAAGCTAGGGCGTTGTTCACCTTTTGACACGAACACTATTCAGTTCTCAGCGAAAACCCGCCTTAGAGATTGAACGTCGACTTATCTTATTGCCGTTCAATCTAAGACAGCGCGGATAGCTTGTAGTGAACAGCCCCCTTATGAAACCGACCGAAAGCAGCCTTTGGTACTTAAGTAGTTAAGGTTTTGAACCCTTGCAACTATGATAGAAAGCCGTTTGCTTGTTGCCAAACCCTTCGCCTTTCTTTTGAATCAAAGTAGGTCGCGACTGTTCGATAAATGAGCTCGGAAGAGAACTCGACAGTGAGATCCAGAGAAGAGATCGAGAGGGAAAGAATATAAATATCCCACTTCCAATCCCGGTTCAGCAAAGAAGTCAATTAGCAAGACGGCCAGAAATCATCCCTCGCCTGATAACGGATGTTGACAACAAAATCTTTCTCATAAAtacttttaaaaatataaattatttttttatgttatacgagattaaaaaatgttaagtaaaacaaatttatgtttttatatGTGCAATGGGTCCcacgttttaaaaaaaataaaaatgttaaatcTTGTTATTGTACTGTGGATCCCACAGAGCTTCTTTTACACAGCGGATCCGGATCCGCTGGCGGGGCTGCACCGTTTGGTGCAGCGGGTAAGTCATCTGTGGGTTTTTAACATACCAAGCACTTCAGCCCAAGTCATATGTAATTTAAGGCCCAGGAGTCAAGGGGTTCTGCACTAGTAGGGCCTGCGTATGGTTACTTTTATCCCCGGCACCAGTTCTGCGAATGCTGTTGCAGTGTTGCGCATCAGTGACTGACCCGAAAGCAGTTCCTTTGTTAGGGTTATTGCAGAGGAAGAAAGTTGCTCTTGGTTCGAAAGCAAATGTCGTCGGAGATCCCCCTATCAGGTGCCCAGCACCCACAAGTAGAGGAAGAGTCCTCGAAATCAACCAGTAAGAAAGCCGCGAAAAAAGAAGCCGCCAAGCAGGAGAAGTTGCGCCGTCAGCAGGAAAGGGAGTTGGCCACAGCCACCTATTCTATATCAGCCGAAGATGATAACGATCCACTCGCTGCCAACTACGGCTATGTCCCGCTCACCGACCTGCAGTCCAAAGAAGAGGTCAACATTCGAAAATGGACGGAGGTCGGCGCCCTTGTGGAACAACTTAAGGATCAGCACGTGCTTATTCGGGCCCGAGCCCAGACAATCCGCCCCGTGAGCAAGAACATAGCCTTTGTGGTCGTCAGAGAGAAAGGTTTAACTGTGCAGTGCGTTGTCACCGCACAGCCTGACGTGGTCAGCCGACAGATGGTGAAGTTTGTGGCCAGCTTGAGCCGGGAGTCGATCGTCAACGTCGAAGGAGTGGTCTCTGTCCCCAATGATCCAATCAGGAGTACCACACAGCAGCAGGTATCAGCTATTTTCATTCCAAGAATAGATTTGCGTGTCATTTGTTTGACGTGATTGTCTATGGTTTCAAACTTGTATAAATCTGCTTCCAAGAAATCTATCATCCTTGTGATTCGATGGACTTTGTGTCTGATACAAATGAAATCTGTGGTGGGAAGCGTACATTAGCTATCCACTCAATGGAAAACCATGCAGAAAATTTCtagaattttattaaatttaaattggGTAAATCCGTAAGAGTGTCGGATTGCTGGGTATATATGAAGATATTaacttaaataaataaattgaaagcGCACTACGTCCTAAAAGTGCAAAATTTTGGTTTTTGGCAGGTAGAAGTTAAAGTCAGGAAATTATATTGCATTAACAAGGCTCTTCCAACCCTGCCTATTAACATTGAGGATGCTGCACGAAGTGAAACTGAAATAGAAAGGGCTTTGCAGGTACTAATAAGATATCTATCTGAGACATAAGCACGTTCATGGAAAAAAAGGGGGGAGGGGGTACTTTTCAGCCCCTCGCTCTTTGtacatgtatatgtgtgttGACCTTGTTCTTTCCCTCCAACAATGCTGTGGGTAGGTACTGCTTAATTAACTACAATTCTTGTTCTTTCTGTCTTTTGAATTGCATTGCCAAAGATCTATTTTATGTCCGTATCACGCACACCTAGTTGCTTATTTAAACGGTGCAGGCTGGAGAACAACTTGTTCGTGTCAATCAGGATACACGCCTAAATTATAGAGTTCTTGATATGCGGACTCCTGCTAACCAAGGGATTTTCCGTATTCAGTCTCAAGTCGGCAATGTTAGTATTGtatacaactctaccactaggccacatgatCACCTATAGTATTGTTATCATTATcctaattattaattttattctgtctttttttttggtctgtGGGCGAGGAATAGATGCTACTGCTTTTGCCCTTCCTTGCCTTAATATTGTCATTGTTGTCATTATGCTGTATAATAATTTTTCCTGCATTTTCACTTCTGCGCTGTCAGTATACTGGAGGTTTTCGTCGCTGGAACACTAACTCCTTTCAATGTTGcttacatttatgatttttatttgtgtGATTAATATTGCCAGTATTTACATCATGATTTCTGACTCTCCTTTTGTATTTAAGTTTTGTCAGGTTTGCGACATTTGGTAATAATCTAACAATGCTAAGCTGAATGTTCTTATTTTAAATGTGTTGCATCAACTTGCAGATCTTTAGGCAATTCTTGCTATCAGAAGGATTTGTTGAAATTCATACACCTAAATTGATAGCAGGCTCTAGTGAAGGTGGTGCATCAGTCTTTAAACTAGACTACAAAGGGAAACCCGCATGCCTTGCACAATCACCCCAGCTTCACAAGCAGATGGCTATTTGTGGTGATTTTGGGCGTGTTTTCGAGATAGGTCCTGTTTTCAGAGCAGAGGATTCATACACACACAGGCATTTGTGCGAGTTCACAGGTCTTGATGTTGAAATGGAGATAAAGAATCACTACTCTGAGGCACGATTCGATAATTGGGTTTGCTTGTCTTGAGCCAGAGAGTTGAGTATTTTTTTCTAGCTTTGTCTTGAGATGCTGAGTGTTGTCATACAGGTGATGGATATGGTGGACCGTTTGTTTGTGACAATGTTTGACGCTTTGAATGAGAATTGCAACAAGGAACTTGAAGCTGTAGGGAGGCAATATCCATTTGAGCCGTTGAAGGTAATGATTATGAGCACCCGGTTGTACTGGATTGTATCGAGATTATGAATTTCCAAGTACTTGCAATGTTATTGACATGCAGCGTGTTTGACATGTGTGAATTTGAGATTATGAATTTCCAAGTACTTGTCTAGCTCAAGAATCAAATATATGTACCTCTGCTAAAGTTGCTAAGGATATTGAAGATCCTCCTATGTTGAATCTAATCATTGACTTTCATTGAATGCACAGTACTTGAGACAAACTCTACGACTTCGATTTGAAGAAGGGATTCAAATGCTCAAGGTAAGAGAATAGTTTTGCTCAATAGCATCTctaatttagaaaataattGTGAACAGTCTGATTTTGAAAAATAGAAAGTGTTAATGAGCCCATTACCATCTGAATTTGTTGTCATCATGCGTTGTACTTCTCTTGTATGTCATATCCTTATCCAGTTATCCATGCTTTATAAGTTCTggtaaaaaaatgagaaaaaagaaaagtcttaaGGCAAGTGCTCAAGTGAGAAAAGGGAACCATATGTATCAGCACTGTGCAAACAGATTAGAGGAAGAGGGTTTCGTTTCCTCTTGTTTTATATATGGTGACTAAAGGGAACCAAAAGAAGCCTCGTGGTATTTTGAAAGGACCTCTATACCTAAATCGGCAGCATTGCTCCCATGGCTCTGTAATTTGGTGCcaactttatatttttttcccattaaAAAAAGTTTGGTGCCAACTGTAGACTTTGGAGTATGGGTACTCTGGTTTTTTCATCTAATGAGTCTTGTGTTTTTGCTCTTTGAAATTGATTGTGCCATATTGATTGAAGGTCAAGTTGCAAGGCTTGTTTATTATAATTTGCTTTTTTGTTGGTTTTCGTGAGAAGGTTTTTGTGTCTGCAGGATGCAGGTGTAGAAATTGACCCGTATGACGACCTAAACACTGAAGCAGAGAGAAAACTGGGACAGCTTGTTCTTGAGAAGTAAACATACTGCCTAACTTTGAGTTTCTGTTTCATTTAATATTCAATGTTTTAATTATGTAAATGTAGAGAACCATTTTTGCTTCTGGTTGTAGGTATGGCACTGAGTTCTACATACTTCACCGCTATCCTTTGGCTGTCAGGCCATTCTATACAATGCCTTGCTATGATGATGTGAAGTACAGTAActcatttgatgtttttattcGAGGTACGAGATTAATTATTCTTTTCCTATTGATAGGTCATTGATATTTGAATGTCTTGCCTCACTCGGAAGAACTCTTGCTTCCCATTCATTATGGGGAATGTTGTTCCATTGTTCTtttgttgattatttttttcGGACCACACTTTCCTGTACATGTCCTAACTTAAGATACTTAATGGGAGGTCTCGTATTGAAGTATTAGCTGGTATACATTTTCCTTTTGTGGCTCCAGTCTGGTACTTATTACCATTTTCTCTTTTGCCTGTTAGATCCAgatcctctctcttctctctctctctctcaaccttTATGGGGTGGAGGTCTGGGTGTTGAGTGGCTGTGACATATTGCATATTCTGTCATCTCTTGGGTATAACCGTATAAATAACATGCTATATCGACTGGAGTTTATTGGTCTGTCCTTTTTATTTAGGTGAGGAGATAATTTCAGGAGCTCAGCGTGTCCATTTGCCAGATTTCTTGACAGAGCGTGCACAGGCTTGTGATATTGATGTCTCGACCATATCAACGTATCTTGATTCTTTCAGGTACTTATATCTTACAGTATTCCCACTCATACTACCAAAAGCAGCAACTCCTGATGGAGTGGTTACTCTGTTAGATTTACTTCTTTAATCTACTTCTACTCTTCAGAAGCGCTGTTCATATTGTTGTGATGGTTCTCCTGAAAAACTGTCACTTGAAAAAGAATTCTAAAAGTTTAAAATGTATGAGAAAGAGTGGGAATGCATACTATTTGAGTTCTGACTGTGATTAAGTCTTTTTGTTTCATGTTTCTGGGGCCATatcttgttcttttttgtttattatggaTTTTGTTTACAGTTCTGCATGATTGATAATGTCTTTATAGGTTAGTCATCTAACGACGGTTCTTTATAGCTTAGTTCAGGTGATATGACGCCAATTTTAATACAGTAAAAGAACCAATGAATTGAAGAAACCAATCATTTTTTTTGCTCCAAATTGTTGACTATCAGGGAATTGGAGAACCTTTGACAAATTGGAAACTTCTGTACCTGTTCTTGTTGAGAATATCTgctccactttaaagctttggtgtACTAATAACAATCTTCTTGAAGCTATTTGTTTAGCTTCCGTGTAATCTTGATGCATCTTCTTGGTGCcttttgattattttgaataaaatttttatccattcaagaaaataaaaaaatggtgtaactagtatttttaaaaataaaaacaaaatttatgaaCATAAAACATCAATATAATTATCATCCCACCGCTTTTTAAATGTATTTTGTTGGTCTAGAAACTTTCTTTTGTTAGTTCTGTTAGAAAATGACAATGGTGTGGAACCTGGAACAGTTGGAAAGTTTCAGGTAGCTTAATATTTTCCAGCTGCCCCTACCTTAACCAGCTAATGGTGGTTGTGTCACAATCGCAACCGAGTAATTTTATACCACAGTTATTGGGCAGAGTTGATTGTGGTGCTGTGGATCGGCCATTATTGTTGAGTAGAAGCTTGTTCGGTGTTGGTGGATGCTTTTAGGGTAGTTGCTGTGATCGTGTCTATTTGACCCTGAGGGAatgaagggaaagaaaaaaaaaccattttacCTGATTCTTGCGGATTGCAGAGATGAAATCTTCCTTTTTTCACTCTTTACAAGCACTCTAAATATGTCAATAATGCTGAAGTAACTGGATTTATTTGTCTATGATTTAATATAATTCTTGAATTTACCTTTCACAGATATGGTGCACCGCCACATGGTGGATTTGGGGTAGGGTTGGAGCGTGTGGTGATGCTATTTTGTGGTTTGAATAACATCCGCAAGACATCATTATTCCCCCGAGACCCACTTAGGATTGCCCCATGATTGTTGTTCCAGCTCTTGGGTTCTACgttcttcattgatattttttatttgatgttCAAAACTCAAAAATCTCTGATCCCGTATCTTCATTGAGATTTTTTATTTGACACCTTGCTCCTTGCGGCAGGTAGCTTTGATTCTGTtaatgtttatttatttattttgcatgtAGTAGTCAAGTAGCAATGTGTATAATTGAAACCAAAATTGTAGTGTTATGTATTTGGAGGAGTTCCCTTCTTTGTTTTCGTTATGTGGTTGTCATCTTTCCTCGCTTTTCGTTCCCTTCAAATTAAAACCTTTGCAAAATATtaggttgtgttgattttaagAGTAAGATTACATGGGTTAGCCAGACATTTTACACGTTGATTTTGAAGCCTTGCCACGCCAATTTGCATTGGTATTTataacttttttaaaaggaatgAAAGCAGTGAGCTACAAGATTACTATTGCTTTCATTTAGGATAGAGAATCTGTTGTTTGTTATGGATTGCTATTGCTTTCGTTTAGGATAGAGAATCTGTTCTTTGTTATGGATACTGCAAAGCTATTCCATTGCTTTCTCCACAGCTATTTCCACCTTCCGCATAATCATGGACTCAGCTTTCTGGATTGCTCTAAGAGGTCCGGTGATATTTCTTCCATCGTGAAATTTGAAACCTTGGATACATACCTCTCAGTTGTTCCGGTCATGGAATTGCTTGTCGGATACTTTTTTCTTGGCTCCACTAACCTGCATAAACAAACGTGTTACAATGCATTAAGCTTCATAACAGACGAAGTTGAAATATTTGCTTGCAGACCTGGCTGATTTCCATGATATTCCTTCCACCGATCAACAACCAATCCAATGTGACTGTCAGAAACACCATTGGTCAAGGGGTCAAGGCGTTCTTCCTGGAAAATATATTTGATAGCAAAGAATTAAAAACTTCACTAGGAACAAACAAAGTATCAGAAACCAAGTGGAGAGCAGAGAAAAGATGAAGACAATGACCTAAAGAAAGCTTTGCGAAGACTCCGGCAAAATAGAAGCCTTTCCCCGAAATCTAGTCGACAGTTTTGAAACCCAAAGTCGCAAAAGAAGAGGCGTAATAAGCAAATAGGAAATATGACAGGTGTGCTGTAGACATGATAGTCCTCACATGTTTAGTATGTGTGTGCACTGTGCAGTGAGTAAGTTATAAGTATGTGTAAATAACTTCTTTATTATACAAGTGTATTTTAGCTGTGCCTTCTCTGAAGATATTACCTATAAAAATACGATAATGGCGCTTTGTCATAACTCATGATTCAGTCTTAAATTTTGTTCCTTTTTAGTGCATTCTACTCGTATATTGACCTTGAATTAAATCTAGGACGGTACCTGTGTAACttagaaatgaaaatttttccTCGTGTTCTTCTTATTCCAGATTTTCTTGAAGAATGGCCCTTACGAATTTTATGTACAACTTGGTGAAGACAGGAAGGGGATACATACCTGAACGAGCCTCTGTTTTCCATGTATGTAAACTCATCCTTTTGCGGTAGTATATTTGGCTGTCTTTTAGGGGCTGCTGTCAGCCTGTAAAAGTGTACAAGGTTTTAAGGGCTGTTCCTGTGTATCTTTCTGCTTTTTACATTAAGCATCATACAACTGCATAGATGGTGCTGTGAACATCATGTTTCTTGTTGGCTTTTATATCCTTCTTCCTCTCTGTGTGAGAGGTAGCCAGGTAGGTACCTGTCCATTTCCTTTTTAATAGCGGTTGAAGCGTACGCTACTATAAGATCATCGGAATGAAGGTCGATGGTTAAGGACTATTTTTGCAACCGTGCACATATTCATCTATATTTCTTGGTCTTATTTAGCGGACAACTACCCTTAAAACTTCATTTTACCCGGCTTTTGGCTATAACTATAAACGTTGTCTTGCTTTTAAATGAAATCTGTGAAGCATTACTGAAAGTGGAcaaaatttgttcttttttagaTTAAGGATGTGGATTCTATTTCTATTGATGATGCTATCGAATGACTGCGGTATGCTGTGACACTGGTAGCTTTGCCTGATTTCTGACCGAGTCTGTTTCATTTAAGCATCTTTAGCTAAAGTTGGATTTTCTGTTAGGCATCGAAGTCCAATTGCATCTGTCCCCAAGGTAtatctctgttttttttgtttttgtgttttttgtttttaaagaaAGATATTGAACATTTCCGTGGCATCAACTTGACCATATATTTCTGCAGCTAATTATCTAACTTAGCCTTGTACTATCTTGCTATTGTTGGAAAAATATGTTGGGAGGATTGTTAGTATTTTACAGTGTTTATTGGAGATGATGGGAGGCAAATTGCAACAAACCCTCAAAATAAGTATGCAGATTCATTAAACAAAACATGGATGCCACACCCGAACAACACGAAAGCACCATCAAGTCCTTGTAATGGGGTGAACTTTATTCAACTATTCTTGGTGATAATTGCTGCCTATTGCTAGAATTATTTAACAACGAATTTACAAAGGAACTCTTTTGCTAGCCTATGGTTGAATATCTCCCATGTTTAGACCTTTtggaaagaagaagaggaagaaacaaTGACGAGTGTGCTGTGGAACCTTGTGATGCTTGTCTTGAATCTCTGTACACATTGAAATGGGAACTAAAACCCTGCCCACACGGCTTTGGAAATCAGAAACCATGGTTATCAAATTTTCAAGAATATTTATCTTGTCTTCCTCTTATCATGTTCGTCTTAACAAAACTTCTGTCAATTATTACTCGTCAGATTGTGTAGACTGAGGCAAGCTCCTGATGTTCTGCATAGAACAACCATGTATTAAACTTGGTTACATAATTTGTAGGGGAAATTGTTTCTGTAGTTCAAACTCGTCCAtgcaccttttttcttcttcttctttctttcccttttcggggtggggggggggggagactAATCAATGCAGTTGCTTTATAGGTGGTTTAAGTTCATGGAAGATCAACTTACAAGCTGCAATGAAACTTGACTGTGGTTAGGTGAAAGGCCTGCACTTCCTACGAACGACATGGACTGCATTGTGTCTTCAGCAAGTGTTCTCAGTCTATTGAGTTCTGGTAAAACTACTTTGCCAATATCAGGTCTGTCTTTCCGCCTTAACTCTGCACAGCTGAGAGATAGCTTGGCAAAAGATAAGGCCTCTTCCACTGGCCAATCAGGCACGGCAGGATCCAACATTTGAGCAAAAGTCCCCTTTTCAATGGCCCTGATGCGGTGCGCTGGCCTTATCTTTCATCTACAACATGGTGAGTCAAGCCCATAGGTGGTTTGCCTGTCAGCAGCTGAAGAAAGATGATTCCAAGGGAGTATACATCAGACTTTATTCCAAGCATTCCTGTTTGCTGGTATTCTGGATCTATGTAACAGAAAGTGCCTGCTGTGGATGTCACACATTATTGTGTCACACTATCTGCAACAGATGGAGGAACTAGCCTAGCCAAACCAACATCACTTATCTTGCTGACATAGTTTCGGTCAAGTAAGATGTTTGCAGACTTTAGGTCACGGTGAACAAGTGGTTCTGGTTTAGTCTGATGGAGAAACAGCAAGCCAGTGCCAATTTCAGCTGCAATTCGGAACCTGAGTTCGCAAGAGAGAGGTGGGGTGTTTCCTCTTCGAAATAGACAGTCTTCCAAGCTTCCATTTGCCATGAACTCATATACTAGGCATCCATACTTTGGACAGGCTCCCAGGAGAAGCACCATATTAGGATGTTGGACAGGCTCCCAGTAGAAGCACCATATCAGGATGTCGTATGCAGCTGAGCACCTCAACCTGCAAATTTTCTCAGCAggtcaatttgaaagataaaccATATCGCGTTGCTGATATTTCTGGTAGTTTATGTTGTTATCAACAAGATCATACCTCTTGTTGAAATTGTGACCTTCCTTGTGCTGCATCAGGTCGTAAAACCTTCATCGCAACACGTGTGTGGTCTAGATAACACTTATATACAGGTCCATAGCCTCCTTCACCAATCTTACGGGACTCCGTGAAGAATTCTGTTGCAGCTTCGATTTCTTGGATTGTGTATTTCCTGTACCGTACATCAGACTGTGTCAGAGCATCAAATGCCCTTCGCTTGTCTTCTGCTTCTTTTAGTGCTTTCATTTCTGCATTTATTCTTTTCTGTGCTTCCAGTTCTGCAATACGTTGAGCTGCTTCAGCAGCCTCAATTGCTGCCTTGGACTTTGCTTTCTCCTTTTCTGCAATTGCCAATGCAGCTTCCTCAGCCAGTAGTGCCTCTTCCAGCCTTCGCTCTTCTTCCAATTTCCAGCGATGGAGCTCTCTCGCCTGTAGAGCATTTCCTGAGTGCGTTGTTACGGAAATACAAAGGCATGAAGCAAATGTAGTTACTTATTACCTTTTGTTTTGCAGTCGGTGCTTCTTTGCAGGCTGTACTATACATTTCCATTGTTTGTTTGAGTTCCAACTTCAGCCTCCTCATCTCAGCTTCCACATCATCCTGTAGTTTGTCAGAAATATTGTAAGAATCTTCAGTTCTATCATTTCTTACGTTCATAGTTGCTTCCATGTTATTCCATTAACTTGAGAGTAAAAGATTTAACTAGTTGGAACAGTTAGATGGATGCCTTTACCATAGCTTGGGATACAGAAGATGATCTCTCGTTTTCCTGTGAGATTGATGAGAATTCAGTTAGAGAGTTCGCATCCAACGATTTTCGTCTATAGTGCATTGACTCAAAGCTGTGATTGCTCTCTATATCTGAGATGTTTGACAGCCTTGCCGTTTGGACTGTTTCCATGTTGTCATAAAACTCTGGGAATATGCGATCAATGCTGGCCCTTCCGGAGCTGACAAATGATATGTCACTATGTCAGTATCTGCCATACAGAGTTCCCCGTAAGATTTTCCATTGAGTCCTTTCCTTGTAAATGGTGACCTGCTCAGAATGTTGACTTTTATGTTAGCCGTTCAATAAAACAATGAACAAGCATATAGATGTTAACTTGATGTTCTCATAAATTATATACCTGAAGAATTCTGTCTCATCATTTGATTTACATGGAGGATCAAGTGGTGGCCTTTCGACAGCTGAATATGGATTAGATTACATTGAGAACAATAGGTAATTAACAACTAATATTAACCAGAACAGGAAGAAGTGAAGGGGAAAGGACAAGCTAACATCTTGTGCAGTTGTGCTAGTAGCTTGGAGAGGAGTCGTCTCCAGCGGAGGAGGTGGTTTCGTGCTGAGAAGTTGGTTCCGCAGTGGGGAGATGGTTGGTGCAGGCCTGGATGCAGATCTCATGGATGAGATCTTCCCTTTGGATATAACATATACAGAACAAAAATCCGGAGCACCTTTTGATACGCTGCCGGGAATATCCGCGGTCTTGAATCTTCTGATGAAGAAAAAGTTTGTTCAAGTAAAGTGGTATTTCACAAGAAATTTGATATAAGCAACTACTACACTGATACTTTTATGTTTTCTTCTTCCAAGCATTTGAGGAAAGTTGATTGGTGATAGTGCGCAGAAGTTTCTGAGAGGTTATGTATGTCCTATCGTATCTTCCTAAGTGCGCTTGAAAGCTCAAACTTGTTAATCATAAAGT
Protein-coding regions in this window:
- the LOC119996223 gene encoding aspartate--tRNA ligase 2, cytoplasmic-like; this encodes MSSEIPLSGAQHPQVEEESSKSTSKKAAKKEAAKQEKLRRQQERELATATYSISAEDDNDPLAANYGYVPLTDLQSKEEVNIRKWTEVGALVEQLKDQHVLIRARAQTIRPVSKNIAFVVVREKGLTVQCVVTAQPDVVSRQMVKFVASLSRESIVNVEGVVSVPNDPIRSTTQQQVEVKVRKLYCINKALPTLPINIEDAARSETEIERALQAGEQLVRVNQDTRLNYRVLDMRTPANQGIFRIQSQVGNIFRQFLLSEGFVEIHTPKLIAGSSEGGASVFKLDYKGKPACLAQSPQLHKQMAICGDFGRVFEIGPVFRAEDSYTHRHLCEFTGLDVEMEIKNHYSEVMDMVDRLFVTMFDALNENCNKELEAVGRQYPFEPLKYLRQTLRLRFEEGIQMLKDAGVEIDPYDDLNTEAERKLGQLVLEKYGTEFYILHRYPLAVRPFYTMPCYDDVKYSNSFDVFIRGEEIISGAQRVHLPDFLTERAQACDIDVSTISTYLDSFRYGAPPHGGFGVGLERVVMLFCGLNNIRKTSLFPRDPLRIAP
- the LOC119995836 gene encoding ATP synthase subunit alpha, chloroplastic-like, which gives rise to MVTIRADEISNIIRERIEQYNREVKIVNIGTVLQVGDGIARIYGLDEVMAGELVEFEEGTICIALNLESNNVGVVLMGDGLMIEEGGSVKAIGRIAQIPVSEAYLGSVINALAKPIDGRGEI